The stretch of DNA ATCCTGGACCTATCGCAGAAGTCGCCATCAGGAAGGCTGCACCTAGCAATAAACTCCTGTTTGTGTTTTTCAATTTGTTCTCAGTTTTCATGTGGATCCCCCTTATGATTTATTTGAACTCTGAAATTTTTTGAATATCAATTCCAGATGAATTCAAGTCTTGAGAAATACGTTGTGCAAAATCGAGTGCATGCAGCCCATCTCCATGAATACACACAGTGTCGGCTTGAATCAAAACTTCTTTTCCGCTGATACTTGTGACCTTGCCTTCTTTAACCATTCGAACGACTTGGTGAATGGCTGTTTCCGTATCCGTAATCAGTGCATTAGCTTCTTTTCGGTTCGTCAATGTTCCATCTGCTTGATAAGTACGATCGGAGAAGACTTCATTCGCAGTGCGTAAACCAATCTTCTCACCTGCTTTGACGATTTCACTACCGGATAAACCAAAGAGAACCAACTCAGGGTTCACCGCATAAACCGCTTCGGCAATTGCTTCAGATAACGACGCATCGGTAGCCGCCATGTTGAATAACGCACCATGTGGCTTGACGTGTTGCATCACGCCACCCTCCGCTTTTACAAAGCCAAACAATGCCCCAATTTGATAGACCACGATTTCATAAGCTTCCTGAGGTGTAACTGAAAAATTTCTTCTACCAAAGCCAGTCAAATCTTGAAATCCAGGATGCGCACCAATGCCTACGCCTTTTTCGAGTGCGAGTTTGACCGTTTTGCGCATCGTGGAAGGATCGCCTGCATGAAATCCACACGCGATATTTGCAGATGTCACAAAATCCAGTATCTCTTCATCGTTTCCCATTTTGTAGGCACCAAAGCTCTCACCCATATCACAATTTAAATCGACTTGATACTTCATTTTCATGTACCCTCCTTAAATTTAAGTGAAATGGATTGCGTTAATTGATCGATCAATTTTCTCTGCTCAATCATTGATTTTTGTGATTCTTCCAAAGATATTTTTTCAAAACGAATGGTTTCCCCAGGCTTCAGCTGGCTCACTTTCGGCAAATCAATAAATGCAACTTGTCCTATTTTTGGATAGCCACCAGTCGTTTGTCGGTCTGCCATCAAAATGATGGGTTGTCCATCGGGGGGCACTTGGATGGAACCAAATGACACTGCCTCTGAAAGCAATTCTTTCGGTACTTCTAATCTAAGTTCAGTTCCTTTCAATCGATAACCCATCCGATCAGAATCTGAAGTGATTTGGAAAACTTGATTAAGGAAATCATCTTTACTTTTTTTAGAGAATAAATGTGCTTGTCTTCCTTCTATGACACGCACCGTCTCATCCTTTTGATAGCTGGGAATTGCTTCGGACTTTAATGTCCATTCCACTTGCATAAATGACCTATCGTTTATTTCTTTAGAGAGCTTGTTGATAAAACCTTTAACTTGTTGTGGGGCGTCATTAACCGGAATAACATCTCCTCTTTGCAAGGCTCTTCCGTTAAACCCTCCGATACTCGCTCGTATATAGGTAGACTGACTCCCCATCACTTTAGGTACAGCAACACCTCCAGCAACCGCCATATACGTTCGGCAACCTGTTACAGGCTTTCCAAAAATCAGCTTGCAACCTTTTCTGGCAAAAATCGGGCGCCACATTTTTATGGGTACACCATCAATGACGGGTGATAGATTCGCGCCAGTTAATGCAAATAAACAGTCTTCAAGAAATGTTATATGTGGGCCCATTAATGTAATTTCGATCGTTGCTTTCGTCTCTTCATTGCCGACCAATATGTTCGCCAGACGATGTGCATAAGAATCCATAACGCCACTAACAATAACGCCATATTTTTGAAAACCATTCCTGCCAAGATCTTGAACAGTCGTTTGCAAACCTTCCTTATCAATCATCAGCATGAGTTGTCCCCTCCCATTCTGCATACTCCGATTCTGTTATTGGCTTGAAGACTATGAGATCTCCCGCTTGGAGCAAGCTTGGAACGTCTTCATGCGGAAGGAATAAATCCATCGGCGTCCGACCGATCAATTGCCAGCCACCAGGCGTCTCAATCGGATAAACACCAGTCTGCATTCCAGCAATTCCGACAGACCGTTCAGGGATACGGAGCCTAGGAGTCGAGCGACGAGGAGCAGCAATTTTTTCGGACATGCCTCCAATAAACGGGAACCCTGGGGCAAATCCAATCATATTCACTTCATATGTACCCGAAGAATGAATGGCAATCACTTCTTCAACTTTTAATTGATTATGTGACGCAACAAACTCGAGATCCGGTCCGTGCTCGCCTCCATAGCAAACGGGAATCTCAATGGTCCGTTGGTCTACTTTTTCCGAATCATTGTTATTGTGCAGTATCTTGGTTAGACAATCCTTCATATCTTCAAATTGATTGTCGGCAGACACTCTATAAAAAACAGTGACGGTCGTAAATGCAGGAATTACTTCTACAACTGAGTCAATAGAAGCTTGTTCGATTCTACGGGTGATTGACCGTACCAGGTTGGTTGCTTCTTTTGTAATTTCTTGTCCAACTTCTAAGACAATTGCTTCTTCTCCAAGTGGTGAATAGGTGATTTCCATCTTTACACTTCCAAACATTTTCTGAAATATACGATAATTATAAAGAAGAATATATGGGGATACAACCGTAAATTAATAAATATGCACATATTGTATTGAAAATACAAATATTTCAAGTTCTGTCGGAATTACAAGATTCGTATGTTTGAACATACACATTTGGGGAAATATTCAACTACAACACTTTTACTAAAATAAATCAGGAGGGTTTGATAATGAAAAGAAATACGATGGCATTGGCAGCACTTGGACTTGGAGCGGCTTTCCTAATGCGCAACAAAGATTCTCGAGAAAAACTTAAAGGGCAAGTCAACGAATTCACGAAAAATGGTAATGGTAAAGGCATGCTTGATCAAGTCATGAATGCCTTTGATAAGAAAAAAACAACGACAACGATATAAGAATTTTTAAAAAGGCACTTTACAAAATTAGTGTATAAAAAGAGGCCATTCCAACGTTGAAATTTCAACTAGGATTGGCCTCTTTTTCTATTCAGTTTAATTTATTTTTAGTTTTCTCATCTTTCTTCTTGATGCCTTTAACGCCTTCTAATCCACTTGCTTTGTCTGCTTTGTTGAACTCTTCGTTGTACAACACTTCCTGCGCAGCGGACAAACCATTATTTTCTTCAGACATTTGCTGATGTGGAGGTTTTCTTTCACTCATTTTCGAATTCTCCTCTCTTACTTATTGAAAACCTTAGTTTGTCCTTAGTGAACTTTCTTTATTCCTCCTATTTTTTTATCAAAGGCAAGTACCCGAAAACTCGGGAAAGCATTTTGTGCAACCTGGAAGGCATTTTGTGCAACCTGGAAGGCATTTCTGTCTACCTGGAGTTCCTTTCTGTCTACCTGGAACTAAAACACAGTCTCACCCTGTTGATTGATTGCGTCTCCTTAGCACGTGCTGCTTGGGGCGAACATCATATCGAAATTATTGAAGATAATTAAGAATTAGAAACACCCCCGTAGAAAAAAGTTCTACGGGGGTGTTCGTTTTTTTGTAACTCATACGGTTAGTCTATAATTGCACCTGACACATCGTACAAAGCCAAATCGATATCGACTTGTTCATCAAGCGCGAGCTTCGACAGTTGTGCACCTAGAAATGGTCCGATAGTTAATCCCGATGCCCCAAGCCCGTTGGCGAGAAGAAGTCCTTCCCAACCCGGAACCTTCCCGATGATCGGCAGAAAATTAGGTGTAAATGGACGGAAACCGACACGGGTTTCAACAAATGTACTATCTGCTAATCCAGGTGCCACGGACAACGCTTTGTGAAAGACTTCATGTAAACCGCCTGCAGTGA from Paenisporosarcina sp. FSL H8-0542 encodes:
- a CDS encoding biotin-dependent carboxyltransferase family protein: MLMIDKEGLQTTVQDLGRNGFQKYGVIVSGVMDSYAHRLANILVGNEETKATIEITLMGPHITFLEDCLFALTGANLSPVIDGVPIKMWRPIFARKGCKLIFGKPVTGCRTYMAVAGGVAVPKVMGSQSTYIRASIGGFNGRALQRGDVIPVNDAPQQVKGFINKLSKEINDRSFMQVEWTLKSEAIPSYQKDETVRVIEGRQAHLFSKKSKDDFLNQVFQITSDSDRMGYRLKGTELRLEVPKELLSEAVSFGSIQVPPDGQPIILMADRQTTGGYPKIGQVAFIDLPKVSQLKPGETIRFEKISLEESQKSMIEQRKLIDQLTQSISLKFKEGT
- the pxpB gene encoding 5-oxoprolinase subunit PxpB translates to MEITYSPLGEEAIVLEVGQEITKEATNLVRSITRRIEQASIDSVVEVIPAFTTVTVFYRVSADNQFEDMKDCLTKILHNNNDSEKVDQRTIEIPVCYGGEHGPDLEFVASHNQLKVEEVIAIHSSGTYEVNMIGFAPGFPFIGGMSEKIAAPRRSTPRLRIPERSVGIAGMQTGVYPIETPGGWQLIGRTPMDLFLPHEDVPSLLQAGDLIVFKPITESEYAEWEGTTHADD
- a CDS encoding YfhE family protein, yielding MSEENNGLSAAQEVLYNEEFNKADKASGLEGVKGIKKKDEKTKNKLN
- a CDS encoding 5-oxoprolinase subunit PxpA; its protein translation is MKYQVDLNCDMGESFGAYKMGNDEEILDFVTSANIACGFHAGDPSTMRKTVKLALEKGVGIGAHPGFQDLTGFGRRNFSVTPQEAYEIVVYQIGALFGFVKAEGGVMQHVKPHGALFNMAATDASLSEAIAEAVYAVNPELVLFGLSGSEIVKAGEKIGLRTANEVFSDRTYQADGTLTNRKEANALITDTETAIHQVVRMVKEGKVTSISGKEVLIQADTVCIHGDGLHALDFAQRISQDLNSSGIDIQKISEFK